The Arachis hypogaea cultivar Tifrunner chromosome 14, arahy.Tifrunner.gnm2.J5K5, whole genome shotgun sequence genome has a segment encoding these proteins:
- the LOC112741752 gene encoding probable protein phosphatase 2C 40, which translates to MLGPETELKISFGYQCNGIEDISCKSINGYKILPYFPRTSSFSCLSGAAVSANATLANTNICNGVIGEEILPSLDSPKSFRKIPSSPSLSKLDILSSSLHSSFSNLSCSPSTQSDMFDYDACMVSAPCKSEGFLNAMEVQVAGGAAGEDRVQAVCSEENGWLFCGIYDGFNGRDAADFLACTLYDTIISYFNMLYFDLESDSIKASNSLDLGGSSQYELDERQSRSQKSFSYAVLDSLQRALNQVENDFLYMVEQEMEDRPDLVSVGSCVLLALLHGENLYTLNLGDSRAVLATCSMDGGMSGKERRMKAIQLTDIHTVDNEAERAQLLAGHPDDPKAIVAGKVKGKLKVTRAFGVGYLKKKILNDALMGILRVRDLISPPYISIQPSLNVHRISSSDQFAIVASDGLFDFFSNDEAVELAESYILSNPFGDPAKFLVEQLIARAADSAGFSTEELMNVPAGRRRKYHDDVTVIVIILGMNQRTSKASTCI; encoded by the exons ATGCTTGGTCCTGAAACAGAACTTAAGATAAGTTTTGGCTACCAATGCAATGGCATTGAAGATATCTCCTGCAAGTCTATCAACGGCTACAAAATCCTTCCATATTTCCCTAGAACAAGCAGTTTCTCTTGCTTGTCTGGTGCTGCTGTTAGCGCAAATGCTACACTTGCCAACACAAACATCTGCAATGGTGTGATAGGGGAAGAAATCCTTCCTAGTTTGGACTCTCCTAAATCGTTTCGTAAGATACCCTCTTCGCCAAGTCTTTCGAAGTTGGACATACTATCATCTTCTCTCCATAGTAGTTTCTCAAACCTCAGTTGCAGTCCATCCACACAAAGTGATATGTTTGATTATGACGCTTGTATGGTGAGTGCTCCTTGCAAAAGTGAAGGATTTCTCAATGCTATGGAAGTACAAGTAGCAGGGGGAGCTGCTGGTGAAGATAGAGTTCAAGCAGTTTGTTCTGAAGAAAATGGCTGGCTCTTTTGTGGAATTTATGACGGCTTTAACGGCAGGGATGCAGCTGACTTTCTGGCCTGTACCCTTTACGACACTATCATATCTTATTTTAATATGCTGTATTTTGATTTGGAATCAGATTCTATCAAGGCTTCCAACAGTCTTGATTTGGGTGGATCATCTCAATATGAGTTGGATGAGCGTCAATCTCGTTCTCAGAAATCATTTTCATATGCTGTTCTTGATAGCCTCCAACGTGCTCTCAATCAGGTTGAGAATGATTTCTTGTACATGGTTGAGCAGGAAATGGAGGACCGTCCGGATTTAGTTTCTGTCGGatcttgtgttttacttgcactTCTTCATGGGGAAAATTTGTATACACTTAATCTTGGTGACAGCAGAGCAGTATTGGCAACGTGCAGTATGGATGGCGGAATGAGTGGCAAAGAGAGAAGAATGAAAGCTATCCAGCTTACTGATATTCATACTGTTGACAATGAAGCCGAAAGAGCTCAACTTCTTGCTGGTCACCCAGATGATCCCAAGGCCATTGTAGCTGGGAAAGTGAAAGGAAAATTGAAGGTTACTCGCGCTTTTGGAGTTGGCTACTTGAAAAAG AAAATTCTGAATGATGCATTGATGGGAATTCTTCGAGTGCGTGATCTCATAAGCCCACCATACATTTCCATTCAACCGTCACTAAACGTGCATAGAATCTCAAGTTCCGATCAATTTGCTATAGTTGCGAGTGATGGTTTGTTCGATTTCTTCAGCAATGATGAAGCAGTAGAGCTTGCAGAGTCTTACATCCTAAGCAATCCATTTGGTGATCCAGCAAAATTCCTTGTTGAGCAACTTATAGCAAGAGCTGCTGATTCTGCAG GTTTTAGCACGGAAGAGTTGATGAATGTTCCGGCCGGGAGGAGGAGGAAGTACCATGATGATGTGACCGTGATTGTCATCATCCTTGGGATGAATCAACGGACGTCAAAGGCATCAACATGCATCTAA